From one Streptomyces sp. N50 genomic stretch:
- the pstC gene encoding phosphate ABC transporter permease subunit PstC, protein MDISTKNPAEAPPPTPQPTAADQKRAARGATRPGDRIFLGLSRGSGILLLVIMAAIAVFLTYRASLAISKDHANFLTTFEWNTNLVPPKFGIAVLAFGTVVSSIIAMVIAVPVAVAIALFTTHYAPRKLRGPVSYVIDLLAAVPSIVYGLWGALILVPHMVGLFGWLNDYFGWTGIFSWDEGAPRSMLTVGILLAIMILPIITNVSREVFRQAPQMIEEAALALGATRWEVIRMSVLPFGRSGVISASMLGLGRALGETMAVATVLSPDFLIHASLLNPGGGTFAQNIASKFSEATADGRDALIASGLVLFVITLLVNGAARLIIARRAEYSGANA, encoded by the coding sequence ATGGATATATCGACAAAGAACCCCGCAGAGGCACCCCCTCCCACCCCTCAGCCCACCGCCGCGGACCAGAAGCGCGCGGCCCGTGGCGCCACCCGACCCGGTGACCGGATCTTCCTCGGTCTCTCCCGCGGGTCGGGCATCCTGCTGTTGGTGATCATGGCCGCCATCGCGGTCTTCCTCACCTATCGCGCCTCGCTCGCGATCAGCAAGGACCACGCGAACTTCCTCACCACCTTCGAGTGGAACACCAACCTCGTGCCGCCGAAGTTCGGCATCGCCGTCCTGGCGTTCGGCACGGTGGTGTCCTCGATCATCGCCATGGTCATCGCGGTCCCGGTCGCGGTCGCCATCGCCCTGTTCACCACGCACTACGCCCCGCGCAAGCTCCGCGGCCCGGTCTCCTACGTCATCGACCTGCTGGCCGCCGTACCGTCCATCGTGTACGGCCTGTGGGGCGCCCTGATCCTCGTACCGCACATGGTCGGGCTCTTCGGGTGGCTGAACGACTACTTCGGCTGGACCGGGATCTTCTCCTGGGACGAGGGCGCCCCCCGCTCGATGCTCACCGTCGGCATCCTGCTGGCGATCATGATCCTGCCGATCATCACCAACGTGAGCCGCGAGGTCTTCCGCCAGGCCCCGCAGATGATCGAGGAGGCGGCCCTCGCCCTCGGCGCCACGCGCTGGGAGGTCATCCGCATGTCGGTGCTGCCCTTCGGCCGCTCCGGCGTGATCTCCGCCTCGATGCTCGGTCTCGGCCGCGCGCTCGGCGAGACGATGGCCGTCGCCACCGTGCTCTCGCCGGACTTCCTCATCCACGCCAGCCTGCTCAACCCGGGCGGCGGAACCTTCGCCCAGAACATCGCCAGCAAGTTCAGCGAGGCGACGGCGGACGGCCGGGACGCGCTCATCGCGTCCGGTCTCGTCCTCTTCGTCATCACCCTGCTGGTCAACGGCGCGGCCCGGCTCATCATCGCCCGCCGCGCGGAGTACTCGGGGGCCAACGCATGA
- the pstA gene encoding phosphate ABC transporter permease PstA, with the protein MSNAAVAEKPASTLQGATLPKWSPYAIAGGSIVLAVLIGLVGSLDSKIQWGLIAAILFVVGTYVIASRIEGSRQAKDRVATSLVWVAFLLAVIPLVSLLWTTISRGVKVLDIYFLTHSMGVVADSEPGGGIYHAIIGSLEQVGLATLIGAPIGVLTAIYLVEYGRGALSKWVTFFVDVMTGIPSIVAGLFILSLMLMWDMEPFGFAGSCALAILMMPVVVRSTEEMLKLVPNELREASLALGIPKWRTILKVVLPTAIGGITTGIMLSVARIAGETAPVLLLVFGNPFINNDPFHGAQASLPLYIYQQFAQSAGAGAAYDRAWAASLTLIAFVMILNLVARGIARWKAPKTGR; encoded by the coding sequence ATGAGCAACGCAGCCGTAGCGGAAAAGCCCGCGAGCACCCTGCAGGGCGCGACCCTCCCGAAGTGGTCGCCGTACGCGATCGCCGGCGGGTCCATCGTCCTGGCCGTCCTCATCGGACTGGTCGGCAGCCTCGACAGCAAGATCCAGTGGGGCCTGATCGCGGCGATCCTCTTCGTCGTCGGTACGTACGTCATCGCCTCCCGTATCGAGGGCAGCCGCCAGGCCAAGGACCGGGTCGCGACCAGCCTGGTCTGGGTCGCGTTCCTCCTCGCCGTGATCCCGCTCGTCTCCCTCCTGTGGACGACGATCTCGCGCGGCGTGAAGGTCCTCGACATCTACTTCCTGACCCACTCGATGGGTGTGGTCGCCGACTCCGAGCCCGGCGGCGGTATCTACCACGCCATCATCGGCAGCCTGGAGCAGGTCGGCCTCGCCACCCTGATCGGCGCCCCGATCGGTGTGCTCACCGCGATCTACCTGGTCGAGTACGGACGCGGCGCCCTCTCCAAGTGGGTCACCTTCTTCGTCGACGTCATGACGGGCATCCCGTCGATCGTCGCGGGTCTGTTCATCCTGTCCCTGATGCTCATGTGGGACATGGAGCCCTTCGGCTTCGCCGGTTCCTGCGCCCTGGCCATCCTGATGATGCCGGTCGTGGTCCGCTCCACCGAGGAGATGCTGAAGCTCGTCCCGAACGAGCTGCGCGAGGCCTCCCTCGCCCTCGGCATCCCGAAGTGGCGCACGATCCTCAAGGTCGTCCTCCCCACCGCGATCGGCGGCATCACCACCGGCATCATGCTGTCGGTGGCCCGTATCGCCGGTGAGACCGCGCCCGTCCTGCTGCTGGTGTTCGGCAACCCGTTCATCAACAACGACCCCTTCCACGGGGCGCAGGCGTCGCTGCCGCTGTACATCTACCAGCAGTTCGCGCAGAGCGCGGGCGCCGGAGCGGCCTACGACCGCGCCTGGGCGGCCTCGCTCACCCTGATCGCCTTCGTGATGATCCTCAACCTGGTGGCCCGCGGCATCGCCCGCTGGAAGGCCCCCAAGACCGGTCGCTAA
- the pstB gene encoding phosphate ABC transporter ATP-binding protein PstB, with product MSKRIDVSGLTAYYGSHKAIEDISMTVEPRSVTAFIGPSGCGKSTFLRTLNRMHEVTSGGRVEGKVLLDDEDLYGHGIDPVSVRREIGMVFQRPNPFPTMSIFDNVAAGLRLNGSYKKSELSDVVEKSLKGANLWNEVKDRLNKPGSGLSGGQQQRLCIARAIAVEPKVLLMDEPCSALDPISTLAIEDLIGELKERFTIVIVTHNMQQAARVSDRTAFFNLAAVGQPGRLIEIDDTERIFSNPSVQATEDYISGRFG from the coding sequence ATGTCCAAGCGAATCGACGTAAGCGGTCTCACCGCCTACTACGGCTCACACAAGGCCATCGAAGACATCTCGATGACGGTCGAGCCGCGCTCGGTGACGGCCTTCATCGGCCCCTCCGGCTGCGGCAAGTCGACGTTCCTGCGCACGCTCAACCGCATGCACGAGGTCACGTCCGGCGGCCGTGTCGAGGGCAAGGTCCTCCTGGACGACGAGGACCTCTACGGCCACGGCATCGACCCGGTGTCGGTGCGCCGCGAGATCGGCATGGTCTTCCAGCGCCCGAACCCGTTCCCCACGATGTCGATCTTCGACAACGTGGCGGCGGGTCTGCGGCTGAACGGCAGCTACAAGAAGAGCGAGCTGTCGGACGTGGTCGAGAAGTCCCTGAAGGGCGCGAACCTCTGGAACGAGGTCAAGGACCGCCTGAACAAGCCGGGTTCGGGTCTGTCGGGCGGCCAGCAGCAGCGGCTGTGCATCGCGCGGGCGATCGCGGTGGAACCGAAGGTCCTGCTGATGGACGAGCCCTGCTCCGCGCTCGACCCCATCTCGACCCTGGCCATCGAGGACCTGATCGGTGAGCTGAAGGAACGCTTCACGATCGTCATCGTGACGCACAACATGCAGCAGGCGGCGCGGGTCTCCGACCGCACGGCCTTCTTCAACCTCGCGGCGGTCGGCCAGCCCGGCCGCCTCATCGAGATCGACGACACGGAGCGCATCTTCTCCAACCCGTCGGTCCAGGCCACGGAGGACTACATCTCGGGCCGCTTCGGCTAA
- a CDS encoding inorganic phosphate transporter has translation MDTFALVVTILVALFFTYTNGFHDSANAIATSVSTRALTPRAALAMAAVMNLAGAFLGSGVAKTVSEGLIETPEGSKGMGILFAALVGAITWNLVTWYFGLPSSSSHALFGGMVGAALAGGTDVIWHGVVDKIIVPMFVSPVVGLVGGYLVMTAIMWIFRKANPHKAKRGFRIAQTVSAAGMALGHGLQDAQKTMGVVVMALVISGHSTYGDPIPVWVKIVCALMLSLGTYAGGWRIMRTLGRKIIELDPPQGFAAETTGAAIMFTTAYLFKAPVSTTHVITSAIMGVGATKRVNAVRWGVAKNIVMGWFITMPAAAIVAALAFWIVDLAFL, from the coding sequence ATGGACACCTTCGCTCTGGTCGTGACCATTCTGGTCGCGCTCTTCTTCACGTACACGAACGGTTTTCACGACTCTGCGAACGCCATCGCCACGTCCGTCTCGACCCGGGCGCTGACTCCGCGCGCGGCGCTCGCGATGGCCGCCGTGATGAATCTCGCCGGTGCGTTTCTCGGTTCCGGGGTCGCCAAGACCGTCAGCGAGGGGCTGATCGAGACGCCCGAGGGGTCGAAGGGGATGGGGATCCTCTTCGCCGCGCTGGTCGGCGCGATCACCTGGAACCTGGTCACCTGGTACTTCGGGCTGCCGTCGTCGTCCTCGCACGCGTTGTTCGGCGGGATGGTGGGGGCCGCGCTCGCGGGCGGTACGGATGTCATCTGGCACGGGGTCGTCGACAAGATCATCGTGCCGATGTTCGTGTCGCCGGTGGTCGGTCTGGTCGGCGGTTATCTGGTGATGACGGCGATCATGTGGATCTTCCGGAAGGCGAACCCGCACAAGGCGAAGCGGGGGTTCCGGATCGCGCAGACCGTGTCCGCGGCCGGTATGGCCCTCGGTCATGGTCTCCAGGACGCGCAGAAGACCATGGGTGTCGTGGTGATGGCCCTGGTGATTTCCGGCCACTCGACGTACGGCGATCCGATTCCGGTCTGGGTGAAGATCGTCTGCGCGCTGATGCTGTCGCTGGGGACGTACGCGGGTGGGTGGCGGATCATGCGGACGCTGGGGCGGAAGATCATCGAGCTGGATCCGCCGCAGGGGTTCGCGGCGGAGACGACCGGTGCGGCGATCATGTTCACCACCGCTTATCTCTTCAAGGCGCCGGTTTCCACGACTCATGTCATCACCTCGGCGATCATGGGTGTGGGCGCCACCAAGCGGGTCAACGCGGTTCGGTGGGGTGTTGCCAAGAACATCGTCATGGGGTGGTTCATCACGATGCCGGCGGCGGCGATCGTCGCGGCGCTGGCGTTCTGGATCGTGGATCTGGCGTTCCTGTAG
- a CDS encoding DUF47 domain-containing protein → MRFRLTPRETSFYDMFAASADNIVTGSKLLMELLGADTAGRAEIAERMRAAEHAGDDATHAIFHQLNSSFITPFDREDIYNLASCLDDIMDFMEEAVDLVVLYNVEELPKGVEQQIEVLARAAELTAEAMPNLRTMDNLTEYWIEVNRLENQADQIHRKLLAMLFNGKYEAIEVLKLKQIVDVLEEAADAFEHVANTVETIAVKES, encoded by the coding sequence GTGCGCTTTCGTCTGACCCCCAGGGAGACGAGCTTCTACGACATGTTCGCCGCGTCCGCGGACAACATCGTCACGGGCTCGAAACTCCTCATGGAACTGCTCGGGGCGGACACCGCCGGCCGGGCCGAGATCGCAGAGCGTATGCGGGCCGCGGAACACGCCGGTGACGATGCCACGCACGCGATCTTCCATCAGCTGAACTCCTCCTTCATCACGCCCTTCGACCGCGAGGACATCTACAACCTCGCTTCCTGCCTCGACGACATCATGGACTTCATGGAGGAGGCCGTCGACCTGGTCGTCCTCTACAACGTGGAGGAACTGCCCAAGGGCGTCGAGCAGCAGATCGAGGTGCTGGCGCGGGCGGCGGAGCTCACCGCCGAGGCCATGCCGAACCTGCGCACGATGGACAACCTCACGGAGTACTGGATCGAGGTCAACCGCCTGGAGAACCAGGCCGACCAGATCCACCGCAAGCTGCTGGCCATGCTCTTCAACGGCAAGTACGAGGCCATCGAGGTGCTGAAGCTCAAGCAGATCGTGGATGTGCTGGAGGAAGCGGCGGACGCGTTCGAGCACGTGGCGAACACGGTGGAGACCATCGCCGTCAAGGAGTCCTGA
- a CDS encoding metal-sensitive transcriptional regulator: protein MTTTEAGAAAAPSEPTREPVDEPAQEPVTHGYHHQKDEHLKRLRRIEGQVRGLQRMVDEDVYCIDILTQVSASTKALQSFALQLLEEHLRHCVADAAVKGGEEIDAKVDEATKAIARLLRT, encoded by the coding sequence ATGACGACCACCGAGGCCGGCGCGGCGGCAGCGCCCTCCGAACCGACGCGGGAGCCGGTCGACGAGCCGGCCCAGGAACCGGTCACGCACGGTTACCACCACCAGAAGGACGAGCACCTCAAGCGCCTGCGCCGGATCGAGGGCCAGGTCCGCGGTCTGCAGCGCATGGTCGACGAGGACGTCTACTGCATCGACATACTCACCCAGGTGTCCGCCTCCACGAAGGCCCTGCAGTCGTTCGCGCTGCAGCTCCTGGAGGAACACCTGCGGCACTGCGTCGCGGACGCGGCGGTCAAGGGCGGCGAGGAGATCGACGCGAAGGTCGACGAGGCGACGAAGGCGATCGCCCGGCTCCTCCGCACCTGA